The Syntrophorhabdaceae bacterium genome window below encodes:
- a CDS encoding site-specific DNA-methyltransferase produces the protein MQKLTTQDPETKSASIITENIGKLKELFPEAFSEGRIEFEVLKQLLGGSVEEPEEKYGLNWHGKRRARQLALTPSTGTLRPCPEESVDWETTQNLMIEGDNLEVLKLLQKSYAGKVKLIYIDPPYNTGRDFVYPDDFQDSIKNYLKLTGQVEGGKKISSNTEASGRFHTDWLNMMYPRLKLARNLLRTDGVIFISVDDHELAGLRSMCDDVFGEENRLAILVWQHSVQPKGYSGTFSVHHNFVLCYQKGEDFELTNLDRRDEHNKNYSNPDGDPNGPWRPGDVRNALYRPNLIYEITSPSGKKITPPSNGWRWSKKTLASKIQSGEIVFSSDEARIIRKIYLNKLEGRTPETILFGKDVGTTRDAAAEIKELFDGNVPFDTPKPTGLVRHFINLSGAKGSDIVLDFFAGSGTTAEAVWRHNLEKQTMLRTFLVQLPEQLDSEDGQQKAAKDFCDSLGKPRTIVELTKERLRRVSEKIKKEESLSAGDLGFRVLKLDTSNIRSWEPDPEDLGKTLFENIEHIKTDRSQADILYELLVKLGIDLCVPIEMRVIVGKSVHSLSYGTLFVCLDESIAREDVEPLALSIVNWRNEASPAGDSTVVFRDSAFRNDVAKTNLTAILGQHGIESVRSL, from the coding sequence ATGCAGAAGTTAACTACTCAGGATCCCGAAACCAAATCAGCCAGCATCATTACCGAGAATATCGGGAAACTAAAGGAACTTTTTCCCGAAGCCTTTTCCGAGGGAAGAATCGAATTTGAGGTGCTCAAACAGCTTCTTGGCGGTTCCGTGGAGGAACCGGAGGAAAAATATGGCCTCAACTGGCACGGCAAACGACGCGCACGCCAACTCGCCCTGACGCCAAGCACGGGGACCCTGCGCCCCTGTCCGGAGGAGAGTGTCGATTGGGAAACCACGCAGAACCTTATGATCGAAGGCGACAATCTTGAGGTCTTAAAGCTGTTACAGAAATCGTATGCCGGGAAAGTGAAGCTCATATATATAGATCCTCCATATAACACGGGCAGGGACTTTGTGTATCCTGACGATTTTCAAGATAGCATCAAGAACTACCTTAAGCTGACGGGCCAGGTGGAGGGAGGTAAGAAGATCAGCTCCAACACTGAGGCCAGCGGCCGGTTTCATACTGACTGGTTAAACATGATGTATCCGAGGTTGAAGCTCGCCCGAAATCTGTTGCGGACGGATGGCGTGATATTTATAAGCGTTGACGACCACGAATTGGCAGGGCTCAGGAGTATGTGCGACGATGTTTTTGGAGAGGAGAACCGGCTTGCGATTCTCGTTTGGCAACATAGTGTTCAGCCCAAGGGGTACTCCGGGACTTTTTCGGTCCACCACAACTTTGTTTTGTGTTACCAAAAAGGGGAAGATTTCGAGTTGACAAATCTTGACCGTAGAGACGAGCATAATAAGAATTACTCTAATCCGGACGGCGATCCCAACGGGCCGTGGCGACCCGGGGATGTGCGGAATGCGCTCTATCGTCCTAATCTCATATATGAAATAACGAGTCCCTCGGGGAAAAAGATTACTCCACCATCCAACGGATGGAGATGGAGCAAAAAGACGTTGGCATCTAAAATTCAGTCAGGGGAGATAGTCTTCTCTTCAGACGAGGCGCGCATTATCCGGAAAATATACCTTAACAAGCTCGAAGGCAGGACCCCGGAAACAATACTTTTCGGTAAAGATGTTGGAACTACTCGGGACGCAGCAGCCGAAATTAAAGAATTGTTTGACGGAAATGTTCCTTTCGATACTCCAAAACCAACTGGGTTGGTTAGACATTTCATAAACCTTTCCGGCGCAAAAGGTTCAGACATAGTTCTCGATTTCTTCGCAGGTTCAGGAACAACTGCCGAGGCCGTGTGGCGCCACAACCTGGAAAAACAAACCATGCTGCGGACTTTCTTAGTGCAACTTCCCGAACAGTTAGATTCTGAAGATGGGCAACAGAAGGCCGCTAAAGACTTCTGTGATAGCCTCGGTAAACCGCGCACAATTGTCGAGCTGACAAAGGAGCGCTTGAGGCGTGTCAGCGAGAAGATCAAAAAGGAAGAGTCACTATCTGCAGGAGATCTTGGTTTTCGGGTTCTGAAACTCGATACCTCGAATATTCGATCCTGGGAGCCTGATCCAGAGGATCTTGGCAAGACTCTTTTTGAAAATATCGAACACATAAAAACGGATCGTAGCCAGGCTGACATCCTTTATGAACTGCTTGTCAAATTAGGCATTGATCTTTGCGTGCCTATCGAGATGAGGGTGATAGTGGGTAAGTCGGTCCACTCATTAAGTTACGGCACGCTATTTGTTTGTCTCGATGAGAGCATTGCCCGTGAAGATGTCGAACCACTGGCTTTGAGCATTGTGAACTGGCGCAACGAGGCGAGCCCGGCCGGCGATAGTACCGTTGTCTTTCGTGACAGTGCTTTCCGTAACGACGTGGCCAAAACCAATCTTACCGCAATCCTTGGGCAGCATGGCATAGAAAGTGTACGGAGCTTGTAG
- a CDS encoding pilus assembly protein PilP codes for MGKNSYSMLVFLIIFAGTAVFGAEPRPPQAGSSQAQIQQKKDEKKIDLGDFVYTSEGRRDPFEPVLLLKAKSSREVKVAKNKTATSEALGYELEELKLVGILKSDKGMIAMMEDTQGKGIFFRKGDYLNQNMWVADISSSNVILAYKLKGEIKKVVVDIPATK; via the coding sequence GTGGGAAAAAATAGCTACTCCATGTTAGTCTTTCTCATTATCTTCGCCGGGACCGCAGTCTTCGGTGCTGAACCCAGGCCACCGCAAGCTGGATCGAGCCAAGCGCAAATACAACAGAAGAAAGATGAAAAGAAGATCGATCTTGGCGATTTCGTCTATACATCGGAAGGAAGAAGGGACCCCTTCGAGCCGGTGTTACTGCTCAAGGCCAAGAGTAGCAGGGAAGTGAAAGTGGCAAAGAACAAGACCGCAACTTCTGAGGCGCTCGGGTATGAACTGGAGGAGCTTAAACTCGTTGGCATACTGAAGAGTGACAAAGGCATGATAGCTATGATGGAGGATACACAGGGCAAAGGCATATTCTTTAGAAAAGGGGACTATCTCAATCAGAATATGTGGGTGGCGGATATCTCAAGCAGTAATGTCATTTTAGCATATAAGCTAAAAGGGGAGATAAAGAAGGTTGTTGTTGACATCCCCGCGACAAAATGA
- a CDS encoding PilN domain-containing protein, translated as MIKINLLPFKRKRASTLRKDFRDFLLLLILACVIFFLIDRSIYSDIENTRSNIASAKKEIQSLEPLSSEYLKMQEAKREIQKRIQTLEQLKTGRALTARSLYDLSSLIKEGVWIKTFKKTEGKFEMEGRSFVNESISEFMESLSKLPYMSNVELKNVQDVNEEGLTIKKFIITGNMSI; from the coding sequence ATGATAAAGATAAATCTCCTGCCGTTCAAGAGAAAAAGGGCCTCCACACTAAGGAAGGATTTCCGGGATTTCCTGTTGCTGCTTATCTTGGCATGCGTAATCTTCTTCCTCATCGATCGGAGTATTTATAGTGACATTGAAAATACGAGGTCGAATATCGCGTCGGCAAAAAAGGAGATACAGAGCCTTGAGCCGCTTTCCAGTGAATACCTGAAGATGCAGGAAGCCAAGAGAGAGATCCAAAAGAGGATACAGACGCTCGAGCAGTTGAAAACAGGCAGAGCGCTTACAGCCAGGTCGCTGTACGATCTGTCGTCTCTCATTAAAGAAGGGGTGTGGATCAAGACTTTTAAGAAGACGGAAGGCAAATTTGAGATGGAGGGACGCTCGTTTGTGAACGAATCCATATCCGAGTTCATGGAATCTCTCTCCAAGCTGCCCTACATGAGTAACGTGGAATTGAAGAATGTGCAGGATGTGAACGAAGAAGGCCTGACTATCAAAAAGTTTATAATTACAGGGAACATGTCCATATGA
- a CDS encoding prepilin-type N-terminal cleavage/methylation domain-containing protein, which translates to MQKLREKREKGFSLIEMLIVIAILSIIVAMNMQTFQSLIRGSATQAAISSTQFEGALTLEILRTDIEAAGFGIADEFPTQDIFGNPLAINYSEAVDVVPAGFNDAPNGVPRAILNGDGIGYNGSDYLVIKSTAVGENSASGKWTYIHSARPHVWNDSNLDMDTGNRMIVLKPSQTIGGNSTLLLNTDSTFYPAYSTSTDLPTAYQPVTANDRYVAYGVDETAATLRMPFNRADYYILQPGGNAPTNCSPKTGILYKGVVNQADGKLTLMPLLNCVADLQVLFRLDADGDGLPDTYSNSPNGMTAYNIKRQVKEVRVYILAHEGGVDTSYQRDLANQVVNVGETVGAQFFGRQYDLSTTGAGWRNYRWKVYTMTVKPRSLF; encoded by the coding sequence ATGCAGAAGTTACGGGAAAAACGAGAGAAAGGTTTCAGCCTTATAGAGATGCTGATTGTCATAGCCATATTGAGTATTATCGTAGCCATGAATATGCAGACTTTCCAGTCGCTCATTAGAGGCTCCGCAACACAGGCAGCAATTAGCTCGACCCAGTTTGAAGGCGCTCTAACGCTTGAAATTTTGAGAACCGACATCGAGGCCGCGGGCTTCGGGATTGCCGATGAATTTCCGACCCAGGATATCTTTGGGAACCCTTTGGCCATTAACTATAGCGAGGCCGTGGATGTGGTGCCAGCGGGATTCAATGATGCACCCAATGGAGTACCGAGGGCCATCCTTAACGGGGACGGTATTGGATACAACGGCTCAGACTATCTTGTGATCAAGTCAACAGCCGTTGGCGAGAACTCGGCTTCGGGCAAGTGGACATACATTCATAGCGCCCGTCCGCACGTCTGGAATGATTCTAACCTAGATATGGATACGGGTAACCGTATGATTGTTCTCAAACCGAGTCAGACAATTGGCGGGAATTCCACCTTGCTCCTCAACACCGATTCGACCTTCTACCCAGCCTACAGCACGAGTACGGATCTGCCAACCGCGTACCAGCCTGTTACAGCAAATGACCGCTATGTCGCGTACGGTGTCGATGAAACTGCTGCTACCCTGCGCATGCCCTTTAACCGTGCGGATTATTATATCCTGCAGCCCGGTGGCAATGCTCCGACAAATTGTTCACCCAAGACAGGAATATTGTACAAGGGTGTGGTGAATCAGGCCGACGGTAAGTTGACCCTCATGCCTCTTTTGAATTGTGTGGCTGACCTGCAGGTCCTTTTCAGGCTCGATGCGGATGGAGATGGTCTACCGGATACCTACTCTAATAGCCCCAATGGCATGACCGCCTATAATATCAAAAGGCAGGTAAAAGAGGTGAGAGTTTACATTTTGGCGCATGAAGGAGGGGTTGATACCTCGTATCAACGAGACCTGGCAAACCAGGTTGTGAATGTGGGAGAGACGGTGGGAGCCCAGTTTTTTGGGCGGCAATACGATCTTTCAACAACAGGGGCGGGCTGGAGAAACTACAGATGGAAGGTTTATACCATGACCGTAAAGCCGAGGAGCCTGTTCTAA
- the pilO gene encoding type 4a pilus biogenesis protein PilO, whose translation MKVGFESKGLVRKIEKIPSIYKAIATIILVCVIAAGLVYFIMLPQLETRNKLTKEYGDLQKKLADLRQLKNDMEKHRKEFAEMQELLQDVLKQLPESKDIPNLLRSVTSVSEETRLKIKYFEPKEMKTKEFYSELPFEIKFSGPFHTVAYFFDGIRRMDRIVNVTDFSLEAKGTARNIFLEGTCTASAYVYARDQQRPGKKIDSKTDKGGQSGKK comes from the coding sequence ATGAAGGTAGGTTTCGAAAGCAAAGGACTTGTAAGAAAGATCGAGAAAATACCCTCGATATATAAGGCTATAGCTACGATAATCCTTGTATGCGTGATAGCGGCGGGGCTTGTCTACTTTATCATGTTGCCCCAGCTCGAGACGAGGAACAAGCTGACCAAAGAATATGGCGATCTTCAGAAGAAGTTGGCCGACTTAAGACAACTCAAAAACGATATGGAAAAACACCGGAAGGAATTTGCGGAGATGCAGGAACTCTTGCAGGATGTTTTGAAGCAGCTACCTGAGTCAAAAGACATACCCAATTTGTTGAGAAGCGTGACGAGTGTGAGCGAAGAGACGAGACTCAAAATTAAATACTTTGAGCCCAAGGAAATGAAGACTAAGGAATTTTATTCCGAGCTACCTTTTGAGATCAAGTTCAGCGGGCCCTTTCACACGGTGGCCTATTTTTTTGACGGTATAAGAAGAATGGACCGCATCGTCAATGTGACAGATTTCTCGTTAGAAGCCAAGGGTACGGCCAGGAATATTTTCCTTGAGGGCACGTGCACGGCCAGTGCTTATGTATACGCGAGGGATCAGCAAAGGCCGGGGAAGAAAATTGATAGCAAAACGGATAAAGGCGGGCAGAGTGGGAAAAAATAG
- a CDS encoding pseudouridine synthase yields MERLVKFVAHVSAFSRRKSEDIIRAGRVRINGSVVTEPFREVVATDRISIDNREIISEPVKIYIALYKPDGYMSDLTDPRGRGIARDLIKLDVKLYPVGRLDYHSEGLMIFTNDGDFANLIMHPRYEVEKEYFVKFKGILTKDEMKRIENGVMVDGGTLKAHRITFVRSATQNAWYSVVVHEGKNRMIRKIGEALGHQVLKLKRIRIGNLLIGDMKPGEYRYFEKNEVLGPPRRQTKAGHDKKRRGWDSNPRMNR; encoded by the coding sequence ATGGAAAGGCTAGTTAAATTCGTCGCACACGTCAGTGCGTTCTCGAGACGTAAATCAGAAGACATAATTCGGGCGGGAAGGGTGAGAATAAACGGCTCCGTGGTTACCGAACCGTTCCGCGAGGTTGTGGCTACCGACCGTATTTCGATCGACAACAGAGAGATCATCTCCGAGCCGGTTAAAATATATATCGCCCTTTATAAGCCGGACGGATACATGTCAGATCTTACAGACCCGAGAGGTCGAGGTATTGCCCGGGACCTCATCAAACTCGATGTAAAGCTCTATCCTGTGGGAAGGCTGGATTACCATTCGGAGGGGCTGATGATCTTCACCAATGATGGTGATTTTGCCAACCTGATCATGCATCCTCGCTACGAGGTTGAGAAGGAGTATTTCGTGAAATTCAAGGGGATTTTGACGAAAGACGAAATGAAACGCATTGAAAACGGGGTGATGGTGGACGGCGGGACACTGAAGGCACACAGGATAACGTTTGTGCGCTCGGCCACACAGAACGCCTGGTACAGTGTGGTGGTTCACGAAGGCAAGAACCGCATGATACGTAAAATTGGGGAGGCGTTAGGCCACCAGGTCCTGAAATTGAAGAGAATTCGTATAGGAAATCTGCTCATAGGCGACATGAAGCCTGGTGAGTACCGATATTTCGAGAAGAACGAAGTGCTCGGCCCGCCGAGACGGCAGACAAAAGCTGGGCATGATAAGAAACGGAGAGGATGGGACTCGAATCCTCGGATGAACCGGTGA
- a CDS encoding Ig domain-containing protein, whose protein sequence is MKSSMRTERRVYRNRGPAHKKKPKYRKSLAYVFAVCLCLIVAGVCAYFHKPQSVARKSPASDRVVAGIGAPPFGELTRGASKVLAVTKAKLQFESRDNQDIIRVIVEKDVNLGDRIVYAYQWTKNGEPFGGNNDAASGFKRGDRIAVKVTPFDGDVAGQPGVFTMEVKNTTSISAEGKQLKYDGKVLSYQVKGTDPNGDALSYALVDAPGGMTIDSASGILNWQIKEGDQGSHTVKVRITSSKGSEVVFPLKIDLDKAASRVD, encoded by the coding sequence TTGAAATCCTCTATGCGTACTGAGCGTCGCGTTTACAGGAATAGAGGGCCGGCACATAAGAAGAAACCGAAATACAGAAAATCACTCGCGTATGTTTTCGCCGTTTGCCTCTGCCTCATCGTTGCGGGCGTATGTGCTTATTTCCACAAACCCCAATCGGTTGCGCGGAAAAGTCCTGCGAGTGATAGAGTCGTGGCGGGTATAGGTGCACCACCATTTGGTGAGCTCACCCGGGGGGCGAGCAAAGTTCTCGCCGTAACAAAGGCCAAACTCCAGTTCGAATCGAGGGACAACCAGGACATCATCCGGGTGATCGTTGAAAAAGACGTGAATCTTGGGGACAGGATTGTCTATGCATACCAATGGACAAAGAATGGAGAGCCTTTTGGGGGTAACAACGATGCCGCAAGCGGATTCAAAAGGGGAGATAGGATCGCTGTTAAGGTGACCCCTTTTGATGGTGATGTGGCGGGACAACCGGGTGTATTCACAATGGAAGTGAAAAACACCACCTCCATAAGTGCTGAAGGCAAGCAACTCAAATATGACGGCAAGGTTCTATCGTACCAGGTGAAAGGCACCGATCCGAACGGAGACGCTCTTTCCTATGCACTGGTTGATGCTCCCGGGGGTATGACGATTGACAGCGCATCGGGTATTCTGAACTGGCAGATCAAGGAAGGTGACCAGGGTTCGCATACCGTTAAGGTAAGAATAACGAGCAGCAAGGGATCCGAGGTGGTCTTCCCCTTGAAGATTGATCTCGACAAGGCTGCAAGCCGGGTGGACTAA
- the pilM gene encoding type IV pilus assembly protein PilM, whose amino-acid sequence MKIPLTSFFKQKKETGQDHPFDSVEQGSPETIVSKEAPLEPAQNEAKTRSASKRVYKPKRSLGSVFQSLPVIGSLTARQVSELVGVDIGTTSIKLCALKNVKGFFIVEHVISKTYEQDLLSDGHIVDIDLVAGELKTLFEENKIKCRNVACALSSYSVISKKITIPFLQEEELENTISIEVENAIPFPLKDIYYSYYVMGVDPEKQGMMDVKIVAAKKEIVDAYVAAFSMADLTLQILDVDIFNISNLVEQVYNPTEHSAVIVDIGASVTNIAILNGESIEFTREILMGGKYLTNLIQKSAKLSYKSAEEKKLSADANIVYLFEDFIFNIASEINKTVRFYLATKPKENIGKIYITGGSSLLPGLKEKIVEDTGIQVEVINPFLLVQGKDANDEMYDNLKEFLTVPLYLSTRVLDLTL is encoded by the coding sequence ATGAAAATCCCGTTGACATCATTTTTCAAACAAAAGAAGGAAACAGGGCAGGACCACCCGTTTGATTCTGTTGAACAGGGTAGCCCGGAAACGATCGTAAGTAAGGAAGCGCCACTCGAGCCTGCCCAGAATGAGGCAAAGACCAGGAGCGCGAGTAAAAGGGTATACAAACCTAAGAGGAGCCTCGGCTCAGTATTTCAGTCGCTGCCGGTCATAGGGAGTCTCACAGCGAGGCAGGTGAGTGAGCTTGTGGGTGTCGATATAGGGACCACTTCTATAAAGCTCTGCGCTCTGAAAAATGTTAAAGGTTTTTTCATAGTCGAGCATGTTATCTCGAAAACGTACGAGCAGGATTTGTTGAGTGACGGACACATCGTAGACATTGATCTTGTTGCCGGCGAATTGAAGACATTGTTTGAAGAGAACAAAATTAAGTGCAGAAATGTGGCCTGTGCATTGTCCAGCTACTCTGTGATTTCAAAAAAGATTACGATTCCCTTTCTTCAAGAGGAAGAGCTTGAAAATACGATCAGCATAGAAGTGGAAAATGCCATTCCATTTCCCTTGAAGGACATCTACTATAGCTACTACGTTATGGGCGTAGACCCCGAGAAACAGGGCATGATGGATGTTAAGATCGTAGCGGCCAAGAAGGAGATTGTCGATGCCTACGTTGCCGCTTTTAGTATGGCAGACCTGACTTTACAAATACTGGATGTAGACATCTTCAACATATCAAACCTGGTGGAACAGGTCTACAATCCTACGGAACACTCTGCGGTAATAGTTGATATAGGCGCGTCCGTGACGAATATAGCGATTCTTAACGGGGAGAGTATAGAGTTCACCAGGGAAATATTAATGGGAGGCAAGTACCTGACGAATCTCATACAAAAGTCAGCCAAGCTGAGTTATAAAAGCGCTGAGGAAAAGAAATTGTCAGCAGACGCCAATATCGTATATCTTTTTGAAGACTTTATTTTTAATATTGCCTCAGAGATCAATAAGACGGTACGATTCTATCTCGCGACAAAGCCCAAGGAGAACATCGGCAAAATATACATCACCGGCGGTTCCTCTTTGCTCCCGGGACTTAAAGAAAAGATAGTAGAGGATACGGGCATACAGGTGGAAGTTATAAACCCGTTTTTACTGGTACAGGGCAAAGATGCCAACGATGAGATGTATGACAACCTTAAAGAATTTCTGACCGTGCCATTATATCTCTCCACGCGGGTCCTGGATTTGACGCTATGA
- the pilQ gene encoding type IV pilus secretin PilQ, with protein sequence MSKKIMLTLFLLVLLTVPLMCFGQSVKKPIVKVSFDFIDADIRNVIRILSEVSGKNIVISDAVKGKVTMKLENVYWDEALEMIAGTSGIKAIASDNIIRIVTQKEFEDETKRKETERDAFRKEKLEKQKAGEEFVTQTIYLNYANPIDVERVIRGIPPAGVTITGAGSTAARGFLSEYGTITQVPWDRAIIVKDTRDNVATIIQIVKDHDVKPTQIQIDCKIVQATSTFSKELGVQWGTRFRASSGLTNTPVEIGGGKTWTSVTEGGTGTLTSPVGSLGFRPGGQIVPYNVNLPASVGAGSGGILGMYLGGPDDAFALDLQLSALEAEGKGKILSNPKVITSNNMKAIIQQGKSIPYQTVSTSGTQTQFAEAVLGLEVTPSVTKDGYIKLDILAKKDQADFINQSQGVPTIDKKQATTILYVKDGETAVIGGIYERQENASENGLPGLRNIPLLGWLFKHKADSDNKTELLIFITPRIVKDLYKAEG encoded by the coding sequence ATGAGTAAGAAAATAATGCTAACGCTTTTTCTCCTGGTACTCTTAACCGTACCCCTGATGTGTTTCGGCCAATCCGTGAAGAAACCCATCGTAAAAGTATCCTTTGATTTCATAGATGCCGATATAAGGAATGTCATAAGGATACTCTCGGAGGTATCTGGCAAGAATATTGTTATTTCTGACGCGGTTAAGGGCAAAGTTACCATGAAGCTTGAGAATGTGTACTGGGACGAAGCGTTGGAGATGATTGCGGGGACGAGCGGCATAAAGGCCATAGCCTCTGACAACATAATCCGGATTGTCACACAGAAGGAATTTGAGGACGAAACCAAGAGAAAGGAAACTGAGAGAGACGCCTTCAGAAAAGAGAAGCTCGAAAAGCAGAAGGCCGGCGAGGAATTCGTAACACAGACCATTTACCTGAATTATGCGAATCCCATCGATGTTGAAAGGGTAATTAGAGGGATTCCCCCTGCCGGAGTCACCATCACAGGCGCCGGTAGCACTGCCGCAAGGGGCTTCTTGTCGGAGTATGGGACCATCACCCAAGTTCCCTGGGATCGTGCAATCATCGTGAAGGACACGAGAGACAATGTCGCGACGATCATACAGATTGTGAAAGATCATGACGTAAAACCGACACAAATACAAATCGACTGTAAGATCGTCCAGGCAACGTCCACATTCTCTAAGGAACTGGGAGTGCAGTGGGGCACGCGTTTTCGTGCGAGTTCCGGTTTGACCAACACGCCAGTGGAGATAGGGGGCGGCAAGACCTGGACGAGCGTGACAGAAGGTGGGACTGGAACGCTCACGTCTCCTGTGGGCTCACTTGGATTCAGGCCGGGTGGTCAGATCGTCCCCTATAATGTCAACTTACCGGCCTCGGTGGGCGCAGGATCAGGAGGAATACTCGGTATGTATTTGGGTGGTCCCGATGACGCCTTTGCCCTTGATTTGCAGTTATCGGCTCTTGAGGCTGAGGGGAAGGGTAAAATATTGTCCAACCCCAAGGTCATCACGTCCAATAACATGAAAGCGATAATACAGCAGGGCAAGTCAATCCCGTATCAAACAGTATCGACTTCAGGCACACAGACACAGTTTGCTGAAGCCGTGCTGGGTCTGGAGGTAACACCTTCCGTGACCAAGGACGGGTATATAAAGCTCGATATTCTTGCAAAAAAGGACCAGGCGGATTTCATCAACCAATCCCAGGGAGTCCCTACGATCGATAAGAAACAGGCGACAACGATTCTGTATGTGAAGGACGGCGAGACTGCTGTGATCGGTGGCATATACGAGAGACAGGAGAACGCCAGCGAAAATGGGTTGCCGGGGCTTAGGAATATTCCGCTCTTAGGCTGGCTGTTCAAGCATAAGGCTGACAGTGATAACAAGACTGAGCTTCTTATATTCATAACGCCGAGGATTGTCAAAGACCTTTATAAAGCTGAGGGTTAG